TTCTAAATAAACAGCCCTCGGGAAATTTTTTTCATAGCTTATTTCAGAATTACCATTCAGAATAACAGAAGTACCATCGGCTAATTTTAAATCTAAGGTTTCTCCAAAACCAGTTTTATATACTACCTGATTATCCCTAAAAAAAATAATAGTCAAAAATAATATACCAACAGCCGCAATAGAAGCTAGTGAAAATTGTAATCTTTTGATTCTAGCTTTATCCTGGTATATTTTTAACTTTGAATTTTTGACCAAATGAATTTTTTCTAATACTTGACTCAACCTTTCATTAACATAGTCTTCATAGATAAGGTTCTTATCAAAAGAAATTCCCAATAAAATTGATTTAGCCATGTATACCAATTTTAGTTTGTCAGGATTATTTTTCACCCAGGCATCCCAAAAAACAATATCGTTTTTATTTGTCTTTTGCACCCAATTCTCAAAAGAAGCGTCATTCAAAAGCTTTTCTAAAAAAATATCGTTTTCCTCTTTCATAACCAGATCACAAGCCAAAAAAATAGCTCTCTACTTATAAAGAGAAGATCGTATTTGTTTTATACCCTATTTTTTTTAAGAAAATTTTAAGTTTTTTTTAAAATAGCACGAATGGTTTCGTCTTCAACATTAGCTCTAAGTTTTATGAAAGCCTTTTGAAGCATGTTTAAAACACTCTGATAACTAATTTGCATCACTTCTGCAATTTCAGTTGTTTTTAAGTTGCTATAATATTTTAAGTAAACCACTTCCTTTTGGCGGGTAGATAGCTTGTTAAGTAGCAAAGAAAGAGTGTCTTTTTGAATTGAAGTAAATTCTCTTTGAACTGTTAATTCTTCTTGAGAAAACTGAAATTTTTTAATCCTTTCATACGGATTTTTAAGCGCGACAATTTTTCTTTTCTCTTTTAGTCTTTTCAAGATTGCTCTTCTAAACGATATAAATAAATAAGACTTTATATGATTCACCTCCCCTAAACTTTCACGATGTTCGTAGAGATATATAAAAAAATCTTGCAAACAATCTTCGGTAAAATCAATATCATTAGAGATTTTTAAACCATAATTATGCAAAAACGGATAATATTCTTTAAATATCAAAGAAAACATATTCAAATCGCCTTGAACAAACAAAAACCATGTTGATTTTTCAGGCGAAATATTCATTTATTTAAGTTTGAGGTCCTCTCAAATATACCTTTTTTTTTAACAAAAACCTATAACCCTTTGATTATCAATTACAATATTATAATTCTACAAAGGAACATAATCGATGAAATAAGCCTTTATAAAATGACCAAATCGTACTTTTATAAAAAAAAAGAATGCAACACATCATAGACCGATTTTTAAGCTATGTAACTATAGACACCCAAAGCGATGCAAGCTCAAAAACGACACCTAGTACCAAAAAGCAATGGGTTTTAGCACATGCCTTAGTCACCGAATTAAAAGCTATTGGCATGCAAGATGTTACGATCGACGAGTACGCCTATATCATGGCGACACTGCCCAGTAATACCGATAAAAATGTCCCTGCCATAGGTTTTATTTCTCATTTTGATACCTCTCCTGACTTTTCGGGCGCAAACGTTAAGCCTCAAATTATTAAAAATTACGATGGAAAAGATATCGTATTGAACAAAGATGAAAACATAATTTTATCTCCTGATTATTTTGAAGATTTATTGTTATATAAAGGTCAAACAATAATTACAACAGACGGCACAAGCCTTTTAGGCGCAGATGACAAGGCTGGGATAACTGAGATTATTACGGCTATGGAGTATTTAATTCAGCATCCTGAAATAAAACACGGACCCGTAAGGGTAGGTTTTACACCTGATGAAGAAATAGGGAGAGGGGCCCACAAATTTGATGTTAAAAAATTTGGTGTATCCTGGGCTTACACTATGGATGGGAGCCAAATAGGTGAATTAGAATACGAGAATTTTAACGCCGCAAGCGCAGAAATAACGATAAAGGGCAAAAGTGTACACCCTGGATATGCCAAAAATAAAATGGTAAGTGCCATCACTATTGCCCATGAATTTATAGCCTTACTACCAAGAGATCAAGTCCCTGAAAAAACATCAGGAAGGGAGGGTTTTTTTCATGTGCATCATATTTCAGGATCCATCGAAACTTCAAAAATAAAACTCATAATAAGAGATCACGATCAGGAAGAGTTTAAGCAGCGTAAGGAACTTTTACAAAAAATAACAACGAATTTAAATGCTGCTCATGGTGGCGCAATTGATATCCGTATCGAAGACCAATATTTTAATATGCGTGAAAAAATAGAACCCGTTTTTCATATCGTAGACATCGCTAAAGAAGCTATGGAACTATTAAATATCACCCCAATTATAAAACCTATTCGTGGTGGAACCGATGGTTCGCAACTTAGTTTTATGGGTCTACCTTGCCCTAATATTTTTGCAGGTGGCCATAATTTTCACGGAAAATATGAATATGTTCCGGTTGAAAGTATGCAAAGTGCTATCGCTGTAATTATCAAAATTTGTGAGCTTACCGCGCAGAAAGCCTAAATGCTAACAATTATATTTCAAAGCAAAAATGATTGACAATAAAAAAGCACCTTAATGTTAAGGTGCTTTTTTTATTTTAAATAATACATCAGTATTACTTTTTTTCAATAACTGCTGGTGCATTTAATTTTGAACTCATTTCCATGGAAAGTGCTGAGCGTTCATATTTTAATTTTCCTGCCATTGTTTCAATAATACAAGAATCATCTTTTTCGCTTAGCTCTACAATTTTTCCGTGCAGGCCACTTTTAGTAACAACTTTATCTCCTTTTTTTAATTCCGCACTAAACTTTTTTTCCTGTTTTTGGCGTTTTCGTTGGGGTGCCAACATAAAGAAGTAAAAAACTATAAATATGGCAATTAAAGGTAAAAATGGATATTTTTCTAACATTATTTTTTATTAAGATTGTTTTAATGGACCTGCGGGCATTGCATTTGCAGGTGTTACAAATGCTTTGATGGTAAGTTGCTCTGTACCTTTTGCCGTGTTCGCCGTAACGGTAACAATTTTAGAAACAGCATTGGCGCCTGCACCATTGAATTTTACTAATAATTCTCCTGATTCTCCTGGAGATATTGGCTCCTTTGGAACTTCAGGAACGGTACAACCACAAGTACTCGTCGCAGAAGTGATAACTAAAGGGGCATTACCAGTATTAGTGAATTTGAATAAGGTTTCTTGCGCTTGGTTCGCTCCAATAGTTCCAAAATCGTGTTCCGTTTTATCGAAACTCATCACAGGAATTTTCTTCGCATCAGCATCTCTTTGCTCTGCGACTTGAACGTTTGAATTAATAATTTTACTAGTAGCATCTTCTTTACACGATACTAATGCAACAACTAATAAAAGATTTAAGGTGATTACTATTTTTTTCATAAACGTTTAAAGTTTTATAATTTCTGACAAAAATAAACAATATTTACAATAAGCCTCTTCCTAATTTATTAAGTTTTCCTTCTTTTTGATACTCTTTAACTAGTTTATCTAAAATTCCATTAATAAACGTGCTGCTTTTTGGTGTACTATATTCTTTTGCTAGCTCCAAATATTCATTCATGGTGACGCGCTCTGGAATTGATGGAAAATGTAATAATTCGGTGATGGCCATTTTTAATAGTATGGCATCTATATCTGCAATTCTGTCTTTATCCCAATTGGGCGTTTTTACTTCAATTTCTTTCACTAATGCCTCATTATTGAGTAAGGTTTTCGTCAATAACTTGTTAGCAAAAACAATATCATCTTGATCCTTTACCAATTCTGGTAAAAAATAAGAGGCTAAGGCATTGGGCTTTACTTTCTTAAATAACTTTAAAATAAAGGTATTTACAAGCGGAATATCATCTACCCAAGTTAGTTTATCGTCCTCAAAATAATCATAGATTTTATCGTTGGGAGCAATGATGTTTTTGTAGAGATCCACAATTAATTGCTTGTCTTCATCAAAGTTTGAACCCTTTTTGTTCATGTATACTTTGTAGAAATCACTTTGTATAATCTCCTTGTATAAAAGTTTAACGTACTCATCGTTTAAATACCAATTATCTAGCTTTCTTCGTTCTAATTCGGCTTTAAATGGCGCATTGTCAGCAATTAGCTTTAGAAACTCATTATTGATAAATTTTTCCTTGTCCAGATAATTATCTGTCGTGGAAGTAAGGTAGGTATTCGAAGATAGTTTTACTTGATCTTTGGCTAAGGCATGTATTTCTTTCACCAAACTGAGCATTAATAAGTATAATGCATAGGTGTTTTCTATACTGAACTTTAAAAACTTCTGTTGTTTTTCTAAAGAATCATCATTAGAACGTGTTAATGCGTACACACTTTGCATTACTTTTACTCGCACGTGCCTTCTTGTTAGCATTATAAAGAACTTATTTTTAGTTAAACTTAAAGGCGCAAAAATAGGATTATATTTTTAAAATCACCTATGCTTTTAGGATATCTTATTTGTATTATTCCGTTTGGTTTTAGTACAAACTGTTATCTTTGTCGAATTGTCTGTAAAAAGGATGTTACTACAATTATAAGGTATGAAGGAATTAAAATATATCAATAAATATTTCAAAAAATATGGTATACAATTATTGTTAGGATTATTTATTACCATTATTGCCAGAGTATTTTCATTGGTTACCCCTTCTTATGTAAAAAAATCGATTCAGGTTGTCGAAGATTATGGCAGTGATATCATTGCTAAACCAGAAGCTAAGGAACTTTTATTAGAAAATATTTTAATCATTGTTGGAACAGCACTTTTAGCGGCTCTTTTTACGTTTTTAATGCGGCAAACAATTATTAAAGTATCAAGATATATTGAGTACGATTTAAAAAATGAAGTTTTTGATCACTATTTACTTCTAAATCTAAATTTTTATAAAAAAAATAGAACAGGTGATTTAATGAATCGCATTAGTGAAGACGTAGGTGAAGTTCGAAATTATGCTGGCCCTGCCTTAATGTATGGTATAAACACCGTGACACTTTTTGCCTGTATTATACCCATTATGTTTATAAACGCTCCAGTTCTAGCGGCCTATACCTTAATTCCTTTGCCTATTTTATCTGTTTTAATTTATAAAATAAGTAAGGTTATTCACCAGCGTAGTACCATAGTTCAGCAATTTTTATCAAAATTATCAACCTTTACTCAAGAATCATTTTCAGGTATTTCTGTTATTAAGGCCTATGGCTTAGAGGGTAAAATAAACCAAGAATTAACTGATTTAGCCAATGAGGGCAAAACCAAAAGTATGGATTTGGCTAGGGTAAATGCCTGGTTCTTCCCGTTAATGGTTTTATTAATTGGTATCAGTAATATTTTTGTGATTTATATTGGTGGTAATCAATACATCAATGGAGAAATAGACTCTATAGGTGTTATTGCAGAATTTGTTATTTACGTCAATATGTTAACCTGGCCTGTAGCTGTTATCGGTTGGTTGACCTCTATAGTGCAAAGGGCAGAGGCATCTCAAAAAAGAATAAATGAATTTTTAAGTATCGTTCCAAGCATAAAAAATGAAGCGCTTCAACCAACACCAATTCAGGGGAAGATTGAGTTTAAAAATGTAAGTTTTACTTATGAAGACACTGAGATAACAGCCTTAAAAAATATTTCGTTCGTCATTGAAAAAGGAGAAACTGTGGCTTTTATTGGAAAAACAGGCTCTGGAAAATCAACTATTTTAGATTTAGTGGCTCGTTTGTATGATGTTAGCGCTGGAGAAATTTTAATCGATGATGTACCTATTAAAAAACTAAATCTCAACAGCCTCAGAAATGAAATAGGAACGGTACCGCAAGATGCCTTTCTTTTTTCAGAGTCGATAAAAAATAATATTAAATTCGGCAAAGAAGAGGCTACTGATGATGAAGTTATTGCTGTTGCGAAGCAAGCTGTAGTTCATAAAAATATTATGGACTTCAGTAAACAATATGAAACTGTTCTTGGAGAAAGAGGCATTACCTTAAGTGGGGGTCAAAAACAACGCGTTTCTATAGCAAGAGCCCTCATAAAAGACCCAAAAATTTATTTGTTTGATGATTGTCTTTCAGCGGTCGATACAGAGACAGAAGAAAAAATATTAAACAATCTAAAAAATGCTTCTACCAATAGAACTACCTTAATTGTGAGTCATAGAGTATCTTCGGCAAAAAATGCAGATAAAATTATTATTTTGAAAGAAGGCGCTTTATTACAACAAGGATCACATAATGCCCTTATGGACGTTGAAGGGTATTATAGAGAATTATATAATGACCAACTACTCGACAAAGAAAACTAAAAAAATCTTGTCAGATTAGCTTTTTTTTTCCACTTTTGACATTATAGAAAATCAATAACACTATACGATTATAAATATGGCAGATAGAGACGCAATGGATCAAGAGGAAATTTATTCGAAAGTATTGAGAGCAGGTAGAAGAACTTATTTTTTTGATGTTAGAAGTACAAAAGCAGGAGATTACTACTTAACCGTAACCGAAAGCAAAAAATTTACACATGACGATGGTTCTTTTCATTACAAAAAACATAAAATTTATCTCTACAAAGAAGATTTTTCTGCTTTTAAAGAAAATTTAGATGAAATGATGGAGTACATCATTAACGAAAAAGGGCAAGAAGTAATTTCAGAGCGTCATCAAAAAGATTTTAAAAAAGAAGATGAGGATACGATTACCGAAAATTCCCCGGATAGCTTTACCGATGTAAATTTTGATGATATTTAATATATTTAAATGATGTAAGAACGATTCTTTTCAAAAAGGGTCGTTTTTTATTTTACAGTATTCTAAAACCAAATAATTATGAAAAAAATACTACTCACGCTAGTTACACTTATCTGCACAGTTGCACAGGCCCAAGAAAAAATAAGTTTAGAGTACTACTTACCGCAAAATGTAAGTTACAACCAGGAGATTCCTAAGCCCTCTGAAATCATCGGACATGAGGTAGGTGAATGGCACGTAACGCACGATAAATTAGTTTACTATATGCAAGCATTAGCCAAGGCAAGTGATCGCATTAGCCTTGAGGATCGTGGTAAGACTTTTGAAGATCGTCCTTTACTATTACTTACGATTACCGCTCCAAAAAATCATCAAAACATAGCTGACATTCAACAAAATCACCATGCCATCACCACTAGTGAAGGAAGTAATGCAGATGTCAGCAGCATTCCAATCGTTGTTTACCAAGGTTTTTCTATCCATGGTAATGAACCAAGTGGGGCAAACGCCGGTTTAGCTTATGCTTATTATTTAGCAGCAGCTCAAGGTCCTGAAATTGAAAAATTACTAGAAGAAACGGTTATTTTAATGGATCCATCGTTTAACCCTGACGGCTTACAACGTTTTGCCTATTGGGCTAACATGCACCGAAGTGACAATTTAAACCCCGATGGAAACGATAGAGAATACCGCGAAGTTTGGCCAGGCGGACGCACCAATCATTATTGGTTCGATATGAATAGAGATTGGCTACCTGTTCAATTGCCAGAAAGCAGAGCTCGCATTGAAACTTTTCATAAGTGGATGCCTAATATTTTAACTGATCATCATGAAATGGGGACGAACTCTAGCTTCTTTTTTCAGCCAGGAGAACCCAATAGAGTGCATCCACTAACACCAAAAATAAACCAAGAACTTACAGCCGAAATAGGTACATTCCACTCTAAAGCCTTAGATAAAATTGGTTCTCTATATTATTCTGAAGAAGATTATGATGATTACTATTACGGTAAGGGCTCTACCTTTCCTGATGTTAATGGAGGTATAGGTATTTTATTTGAACAAGCGAGTTCTCGTGGTCAT
The sequence above is drawn from the Cellulophaga sp. Hel_I_12 genome and encodes:
- a CDS encoding FecR family protein; translated protein: MKEENDIFLEKLLNDASFENWVQKTNKNDIVFWDAWVKNNPDKLKLVYMAKSILLGISFDKNLIYEDYVNERLSQVLEKIHLVKNSKLKIYQDKARIKRLQFSLASIAAVGILFLTIIFFRDNQVVYKTGFGETLDLKLADGTSVILNGNSEISYEKNFPRAVYLEGEAYFKVKAIPATKAKFWVQTENLKVEVYGTHFNVRARDKKTDVLLDEGSIQLVFKSGENKKMIPGELVSFSEKQMTHEKINTSLKYATWKNDTYIFNNMPLIEVMKYIENTYGIPSEFKNTESKSLLISGGIPNENLAICLSAIQKSVGVDIKITTDKLIIN
- a CDS encoding RNA polymerase sigma factor, which translates into the protein MNISPEKSTWFLFVQGDLNMFSLIFKEYYPFLHNYGLKISNDIDFTEDCLQDFFIYLYEHRESLGEVNHIKSYLFISFRRAILKRLKEKRKIVALKNPYERIKKFQFSQEELTVQREFTSIQKDTLSLLLNKLSTRQKEVVYLKYYSNLKTTEIAEVMQISYQSVLNMLQKAFIKLRANVEDETIRAILKKT
- the pepT gene encoding peptidase T yields the protein MQHIIDRFLSYVTIDTQSDASSKTTPSTKKQWVLAHALVTELKAIGMQDVTIDEYAYIMATLPSNTDKNVPAIGFISHFDTSPDFSGANVKPQIIKNYDGKDIVLNKDENIILSPDYFEDLLLYKGQTIITTDGTSLLGADDKAGITEIITAMEYLIQHPEIKHGPVRVGFTPDEEIGRGAHKFDVKKFGVSWAYTMDGSQIGELEYENFNAASAEITIKGKSVHPGYAKNKMVSAITIAHEFIALLPRDQVPEKTSGREGFFHVHHISGSIETSKIKLIIRDHDQEEFKQRKELLQKITTNLNAAHGGAIDIRIEDQYFNMREKIEPVFHIVDIAKEAMELLNITPIIKPIRGGTDGSQLSFMGLPCPNIFAGGHNFHGKYEYVPVESMQSAIAVIIKICELTAQKA
- the yajC gene encoding preprotein translocase subunit YajC; this encodes MLEKYPFLPLIAIFIVFYFFMLAPQRKRQKQEKKFSAELKKGDKVVTKSGLHGKIVELSEKDDSCIIETMAGKLKYERSALSMEMSSKLNAPAVIEKK
- a CDS encoding DUF1573 domain-containing protein; this translates as MKKIVITLNLLLVVALVSCKEDATSKIINSNVQVAEQRDADAKKIPVMSFDKTEHDFGTIGANQAQETLFKFTNTGNAPLVITSATSTCGCTVPEVPKEPISPGESGELLVKFNGAGANAVSKIVTVTANTAKGTEQLTIKAFVTPANAMPAGPLKQS
- the nusB gene encoding transcription antitermination factor NusB, yielding MLTRRHVRVKVMQSVYALTRSNDDSLEKQQKFLKFSIENTYALYLLMLSLVKEIHALAKDQVKLSSNTYLTSTTDNYLDKEKFINNEFLKLIADNAPFKAELERRKLDNWYLNDEYVKLLYKEIIQSDFYKVYMNKKGSNFDEDKQLIVDLYKNIIAPNDKIYDYFEDDKLTWVDDIPLVNTFILKLFKKVKPNALASYFLPELVKDQDDIVFANKLLTKTLLNNEALVKEIEVKTPNWDKDRIADIDAILLKMAITELLHFPSIPERVTMNEYLELAKEYSTPKSSTFINGILDKLVKEYQKEGKLNKLGRGLL
- a CDS encoding ABC transporter ATP-binding protein, with the translated sequence MKELKYINKYFKKYGIQLLLGLFITIIARVFSLVTPSYVKKSIQVVEDYGSDIIAKPEAKELLLENILIIVGTALLAALFTFLMRQTIIKVSRYIEYDLKNEVFDHYLLLNLNFYKKNRTGDLMNRISEDVGEVRNYAGPALMYGINTVTLFACIIPIMFINAPVLAAYTLIPLPILSVLIYKISKVIHQRSTIVQQFLSKLSTFTQESFSGISVIKAYGLEGKINQELTDLANEGKTKSMDLARVNAWFFPLMVLLIGISNIFVIYIGGNQYINGEIDSIGVIAEFVIYVNMLTWPVAVIGWLTSIVQRAEASQKRINEFLSIVPSIKNEALQPTPIQGKIEFKNVSFTYEDTEITALKNISFVIEKGETVAFIGKTGSGKSTILDLVARLYDVSAGEILIDDVPIKKLNLNSLRNEIGTVPQDAFLFSESIKNNIKFGKEEATDDEVIAVAKQAVVHKNIMDFSKQYETVLGERGITLSGGQKQRVSIARALIKDPKIYLFDDCLSAVDTETEEKILNNLKNASTNRTTLIVSHRVSSAKNADKIIILKEGALLQQGSHNALMDVEGYYRELYNDQLLDKEN
- a CDS encoding PUR family DNA/RNA-binding protein, whose amino-acid sequence is MADRDAMDQEEIYSKVLRAGRRTYFFDVRSTKAGDYYLTVTESKKFTHDDGSFHYKKHKIYLYKEDFSAFKENLDEMMEYIINEKGQEVISERHQKDFKKEDEDTITENSPDSFTDVNFDDI